A region of Phormidium ambiguum IAM M-71 DNA encodes the following proteins:
- a CDS encoding phenylpyruvate tautomerase MIF-related protein translates to MPLIKVQTSVAAPEKAKIETLLKTLSSGLAKHLGKPESYVMTAFEPDVAMTFAGTSDPVCYIEIKSIGNMTSAQTKSMSQDFCQQINQMLGVPANRIYIEFADAKGAMWGWNNSTFG, encoded by the coding sequence ATGCCTTTAATTAAAGTCCAAACTTCTGTAGCAGCACCAGAGAAAGCCAAAATAGAAACCTTACTCAAAACCCTTTCCTCTGGGTTAGCCAAACACTTAGGAAAACCAGAATCTTACGTAATGACGGCATTTGAACCAGATGTCGCCATGACTTTTGCAGGCACTAGCGACCCGGTTTGCTACATTGAAATCAAAAGTATCGGCAACATGACATCGGCGCAAACTAAATCGATGAGTCAGGATTTTTGCCAACAGATTAATCAAATGCTGGGTGTACCAGCTAATCGCATCTACATTGAATTTGCTGATGCTAAAGGCGCAATGTGGGGTTGGAATAACTCAACATTCGGCTAA
- a CDS encoding EAL domain-containing protein, giving the protein MSNKEPPKIMLDQPTESQETEIFLKEALEQLTFHLENSPVGVVEWDNKSRVKRWSKQAEKIFGWQAEEVLGKCWNEWQFVYETDVDRVSENASLTRTAQDPMNIHYNRNYTKDGKILDCEWYNSALLDEFGNVISILSLVLDVSDRKRAEAALKKSEEQFRLIFELAPIGMALTTLNGKFLRVNLALCNFLGYSESDLLQLTLIDIIHPDYSTNKFSHSQELLSNKIPSLQLETCYLSKSGDKVYAILQVSLVKDTDNKPLHYIVQIVNITERKQMEEKLLYDAFHDVLTGLPNRAFLNQRLEYTIRRAKRHDDYLFAVLFIDLDRFKVVNDSLGHAVGDKLLIEIAHLLEKSVRNIDTVARLGGDEFVILLDALKDVQDAIIIAQRIEDILRSPFKIAGQEVFTSASIGIALSNANYEQAADMLRDADIAMYRAKDLGKGRYQIFDKAMHAHALRIMQLETDMRKALERQEFVLHYQPIISLKTGAISGFEALVRWQHSKEGLISPAEFIPLAEETGLIIPLEEWILAEAFQQMQVWQREFPHAKDLKMSVNISTKQLKEGEIINVIDRLLQETQIDSKNLKLEITESLLIENTEVANLILLQLRERNIELSIDDFGTGYSSLSYLHRFPMNTLKIDRSFVSLLNSRNENSEIVRAIITLAHILGMDVVAEGIETASQLTQLKELGCEQGQGFYFAKALDKQAATALLINQQEHPKWREATILEEDKNLLNLQPNQIKKVI; this is encoded by the coding sequence ATGTCGAATAAAGAACCACCAAAAATAATGCTCGATCAACCTACTGAGAGTCAAGAGACGGAAATTTTTCTCAAAGAAGCTTTAGAGCAGTTAACTTTTCATTTGGAAAATTCACCTGTCGGCGTGGTGGAATGGGATAATAAATCGAGAGTAAAGCGTTGGTCGAAGCAAGCAGAAAAGATATTTGGTTGGCAAGCGGAAGAAGTTTTGGGAAAGTGTTGGAATGAATGGCAATTTGTATATGAAACTGATGTCGATCGCGTCTCTGAAAATGCAAGTTTGACGAGAACTGCTCAAGATCCAATGAACATTCATTATAATCGCAACTATACGAAAGATGGGAAAATTTTAGATTGTGAATGGTACAATTCGGCTTTGTTAGATGAATTTGGTAATGTAATTTCGATTTTATCTTTGGTGTTGGATGTTAGCGATCGCAAACGAGCCGAAGCAGCACTCAAAAAGAGCGAAGAACAATTTCGATTAATTTTTGAATTAGCTCCTATTGGCATGGCATTGACCACACTTAACGGTAAGTTTTTGCGGGTTAATCTGGCATTGTGTAATTTTTTAGGTTACTCTGAATCGGATTTATTACAATTAACATTAATCGATATTATTCATCCTGATTATTCTACTAATAAATTCAGTCATTCTCAAGAATTATTATCAAATAAAATTCCATCTTTACAATTAGAAACTTGTTATTTGTCTAAATCTGGTGATAAAGTTTATGCAATTTTACAAGTTTCCTTAGTTAAAGATACAGATAATAAACCACTGCATTATATTGTACAAATTGTTAATATTACCGAACGTAAGCAAATGGAGGAGAAGTTATTATATGATGCTTTCCATGATGTGTTAACAGGATTGCCAAATCGAGCATTTTTAAATCAGCGATTAGAGTATACAATTAGACGAGCAAAAAGACATGATGATTATTTATTTGCCGTGTTATTTATTGACTTAGATCGCTTCAAAGTAGTCAATGATAGTTTAGGTCATGCTGTTGGAGATAAACTCTTAATAGAAATAGCTCATTTATTAGAAAAAAGTGTAAGAAATATAGATACAGTTGCTCGCTTAGGCGGAGATGAATTTGTAATTTTACTTGATGCTTTAAAAGATGTTCAAGATGCGATTATAATTGCTCAAAGAATTGAAGATATTTTGCGATCGCCTTTTAAAATAGCAGGGCAAGAAGTTTTCACTAGTGCCAGTATTGGTATTGCTCTTTCTAATGCAAATTATGAACAGGCAGCAGATATGTTAAGGGATGCAGATATTGCCATGTATCGTGCCAAAGATTTAGGCAAAGGGCGTTACCAAATTTTTGATAAAGCAATGCACGCTCATGCACTAAGAATTATGCAGTTAGAAACTGATATGAGAAAAGCTTTAGAACGTCAAGAATTTGTCTTGCACTATCAGCCAATTATTTCATTAAAGACGGGTGCGATATCTGGATTTGAAGCTTTAGTCCGTTGGCAACATTCAAAGGAAGGATTAATTTCTCCGGCTGAGTTTATTCCTTTAGCAGAAGAAACAGGTTTAATTATTCCTTTAGAAGAATGGATTTTAGCAGAGGCTTTTCAGCAAATGCAGGTTTGGCAAAGGGAATTTCCTCATGCGAAAGATTTGAAAATGAGTGTTAATATTTCTACTAAACAACTGAAAGAAGGAGAAATAATTAATGTAATCGATCGACTTTTACAAGAAACGCAGATCGATAGTAAAAATTTAAAATTAGAAATTACAGAAAGCTTATTGATAGAAAATACAGAAGTGGCGAATTTAATACTTTTACAGTTAAGAGAGCGAAATATTGAATTGAGTATTGATGATTTTGGTACAGGTTATTCATCTTTAAGTTATTTACATCGATTTCCGATGAATACGTTAAAGATCGATCGCTCTTTTGTCAGCTTGCTCAATTCCAGAAACGAAAATTCCGAAATTGTTCGTGCCATTATTACCTTAGCTCACATTTTAGGAATGGATGTAGTTGCAGAAGGAATAGAAACAGCATCTCAACTTACTCAACTAAAAGAACTTGGTTGTGAACAAGGACAAGGTTTTTATTTTGCTAAAGCTTTAGATAAACAAGCGGCAACAGCTTTACTGATTAACCAACAAGAACATCCTAAATGGAGAGAAGCAACAATTCTTGAAGAAGACAAAAATCTATTGAATTTACAGCCAAATCAAATTAAAAAAGTAATTTAA
- a CDS encoding aspartate ammonia-lyase, with protein MTEIDNAAYRIEKDSMGERQIPADAYYGIQTLRATENFPISGLKPLATYVDAGILIKKATAIANGELDCISEEISQAIVQAADEVLAGKLRDQFVVDVYQAGAGTSHHMNINEVLANRALELLGDEKGNYKRISPNDHVNYGQSTNDVIPTAIRIGGLLALERTLFPALSDAIAVLDNKAEQFKDIVKSGRTHLQDAVPVRLGENFRAWAQILADHLIRIETASRDLAVLGLGGSAAGTGLNTHPQYRFRVAEILSELIGIPLKTAPHLMAAMQSMAPFVNVSGSLRNLAQDLVKISHDLRLMDSGPKTGFKEIQLPPVQPGSSIMPGKYNPVMAEMISMVCFQVMGYDTAIAFAAQAGQLELNVMMPLIAYDLIHSIEILGNAISALTQQCLVGITANSDRCLAYAEGSLALVTALNTHIGYLNAAAVAKESLETGKSLRQIVLERGLMSAEELAQVLDLEKMSSMPANNAD; from the coding sequence ATGACAGAGATAGATAATGCAGCTTACCGTATAGAAAAGGATTCTATGGGGGAACGGCAAATTCCCGCAGATGCTTATTATGGAATTCAAACGCTTCGGGCGACAGAAAATTTTCCGATTAGTGGACTTAAACCTTTAGCGACTTATGTAGATGCTGGTATTTTAATTAAGAAGGCAACAGCGATCGCAAATGGAGAACTAGATTGCATATCTGAGGAAATTAGTCAAGCGATCGTACAAGCTGCTGATGAAGTTTTAGCAGGAAAACTACGAGATCAGTTTGTGGTGGATGTTTACCAAGCTGGCGCAGGTACTTCCCATCACATGAATATTAATGAAGTGCTGGCAAATCGGGCGCTGGAACTTTTGGGTGATGAAAAAGGGAATTACAAACGCATTAGCCCTAACGATCATGTTAATTACGGTCAGTCTACCAATGATGTAATTCCGACAGCAATTAGAATTGGTGGACTTTTGGCGCTGGAGAGAACTTTGTTTCCCGCTTTGTCGGATGCGATCGCAGTTTTAGACAACAAAGCCGAACAATTCAAAGATATAGTAAAATCTGGCAGAACTCATTTGCAAGACGCAGTTCCGGTACGTTTAGGGGAAAACTTCCGCGCTTGGGCACAAATTCTTGCCGATCATTTAATTCGCATTGAAACTGCTTCTAGAGATTTAGCTGTACTTGGATTAGGCGGAAGTGCAGCCGGAACAGGGTTAAATACTCATCCACAATATCGCTTTCGCGTCGCGGAAATTCTCTCAGAATTGATTGGCATTCCGTTAAAAACTGCGCCACACTTAATGGCAGCTATGCAGAGTATGGCACCTTTTGTTAATGTTTCTGGATCGTTGCGAAATTTAGCTCAAGATTTGGTGAAAATATCCCATGATTTAAGATTAATGGATTCGGGGCCAAAAACGGGTTTTAAAGAAATTCAATTACCGCCTGTACAACCTGGTTCTTCGATTATGCCGGGAAAATATAATCCTGTAATGGCGGAAATGATTTCGATGGTGTGTTTTCAGGTGATGGGTTATGATACTGCGATCGCATTTGCTGCCCAAGCTGGACAATTAGAATTAAATGTGATGATGCCGTTAATTGCTTATGATTTGATTCACAGCATCGAAATTTTGGGTAATGCAATCTCTGCTTTAACGCAACAATGTTTAGTGGGAATTACAGCAAATAGCGATCGATGTCTCGCTTATGCTGAAGGTAGCTTAGCTTTAGTCACTGCTTTAAATACTCACATTGGTTATCTCAACGCCGCCGCCGTTGCTAAAGAATCTTTAGAAACAGGTAAATCTTTGCGCCAAATTGTCTTAGAACGAGGTTTAATGAGTGCAGAAGAGTTAGCGCAAGTATTAGATTTAGAAAAAATGAGTTCTATGCCCGCTAACAATGCTGATTAA
- a CDS encoding proteasome-type protease — MTYCLGIITKYGLVMAADSRTNAGVDYISTYQKLFDFSQPGERVILLCNSGNLSFTQGVITLIRKDLKSQEESNIHSLPTMYEVARYIGNKIRLIQEQDRSWLQKDNIDYKCSFLVGGQIKGEDMELYHIYSQGNFIQATPETPFLQIGETKYGKPILDRTLKFDTPLEACAKCALLSIDSTMKSNISVGPPINMIMYEKDALLVQHKLQLRLGDPYLVKTRKWWEESLRNAFDRMPNIEWEHYSPDSQENVELD; from the coding sequence ATGACTTATTGCCTTGGCATCATTACCAAGTACGGGTTAGTTATGGCTGCTGACTCTCGTACTAATGCTGGAGTTGATTACATTTCTACTTACCAGAAACTCTTTGATTTTTCCCAACCTGGAGAAAGAGTGATTTTACTATGTAATTCTGGTAATTTGTCTTTTACTCAAGGTGTAATTACTTTAATTCGTAAAGACTTAAAATCTCAAGAAGAATCAAATATTCACTCTTTGCCAACCATGTATGAAGTTGCGCGTTACATTGGCAACAAAATTCGCCTCATTCAAGAACAAGACCGCAGTTGGTTACAAAAAGATAATATTGATTATAAATGTAGCTTTCTTGTGGGCGGTCAAATTAAAGGTGAAGATATGGAACTTTATCATATTTATAGCCAGGGTAATTTTATTCAAGCTACTCCTGAAACACCTTTTTTACAAATTGGAGAAACAAAGTACGGCAAACCAATTTTAGACCGAACTCTTAAGTTTGATACGCCTTTGGAAGCTTGCGCGAAATGTGCTTTGCTTTCGATTGATTCTACTATGAAATCAAATATTTCTGTTGGCCCGCCAATTAATATGATTATGTATGAAAAGGATGCTTTATTAGTACAACATAAATTGCAGTTACGATTAGGAGATCCTTATTTAGTAAAGACTCGTAAATGGTGGGAAGAGTCGTTGCGAAATGCGTTCGATCGAATGCCGAATATTGAATGGGAACATTATTCACCAGATTCCCAAGAAAATGTAGAACTTGATTGA
- the lgt gene encoding prolipoprotein diacylglyceryl transferase — MTLTSWLLDIPILPLAFEFASPGPIIIKIGPLTLRWYGVLIASAVLIGVTLSSYLAKRRHLNSDIIGDLAIWLVFAAIPSARLYYVLFEWQQYSQNPADIFAIWKGGIAIHGAILGGLIAALIFARVRQVPFWQLADVVAPSLILGQAIGRWGNFFNSEAFGAPTDLPWKLYIPVAQRPLGYASFEYFHPTFLYESVWNLMVFGILIFLFFRDLQGNPRLKIGTLFLTYLIFYSMGRFWIEGLRTDSLMLGPLRIAQVVSLVGIILGSAGLAWLYLFKRNLPDVVSANSNNLESDS, encoded by the coding sequence ATGACCTTAACATCTTGGCTACTGGATATTCCCATCTTGCCCTTAGCATTTGAATTTGCTTCTCCAGGGCCAATAATCATTAAAATCGGGCCGTTAACTTTGCGCTGGTACGGTGTATTAATTGCTTCAGCAGTTTTAATTGGAGTTACCCTTTCCAGCTACCTAGCTAAACGTCGTCACCTCAACTCTGACATTATTGGTGATTTAGCAATTTGGTTAGTATTTGCCGCAATTCCTAGCGCCAGACTTTATTATGTATTATTTGAATGGCAACAATATTCCCAAAATCCAGCAGATATCTTTGCAATTTGGAAAGGGGGAATTGCCATTCACGGTGCAATTTTAGGCGGATTAATTGCCGCATTAATTTTTGCCAGAGTTCGTCAAGTTCCCTTCTGGCAATTAGCAGATGTTGTCGCCCCTTCTTTAATACTTGGTCAAGCAATTGGCAGATGGGGAAACTTCTTTAATTCCGAAGCTTTTGGCGCACCAACAGATTTACCTTGGAAATTATATATTCCTGTCGCCCAACGCCCACTCGGTTATGCCAGTTTTGAGTACTTTCATCCTACCTTTCTCTATGAATCTGTTTGGAATTTAATGGTTTTTGGGATTTTAATCTTCTTGTTCTTTCGAGATTTACAGGGAAACCCACGCTTAAAAATTGGTACTCTATTTTTAACTTACCTGATATTTTATAGTATGGGTCGGTTTTGGATTGAAGGACTGCGAACTGATAGTCTCATGTTAGGGCCATTACGAATAGCACAAGTAGTGAGTTTAGTGGGAATCATTCTGGGTTCAGCTGGTTTAGCTTGGCTGTACTTGTTTAAACGCAATTTGCCAGATGTAGTTTCAGCTAACAGTAATAATTTAGAATCCGACTCATAA
- a CDS encoding lipid-A-disaccharide synthase-related protein, with translation MKLLCLSNGHGEDAIAIRICQQLQQLPASPKIAALPIVGEGRAYIECGIPIVAPTQKMPSGGFVYMDWRQLWGDVRGGLLALLWQQFQAVNAFAKEGAAIIAVGDIVPLFFAWLSGAPYVFVGTAKSEYYLRDDIKNFHGFKRRWEGWSGSVYLPWERWLMSRPRCKAVFPRDSLTTEVLQQWSIPAFDMGNPMMDDLESVTPQSVSSLREIENWQGRTLSVCLLPGSRIPEAYENWQQIISAVGGILDTFRDRTVLFFAAIAPGLSLDPFRETLETQGWRLKSAQFLPAKLPVSDPNALVFSQGKYLLILTQKAFNDCLQAADFAIAMAGTATEQFVGLGKPAITIPGKGPQFTYAFAEAQSRLLGSSILLVEKPSQVAQTIEYLLKNPDRLQLIAANGIDRMGKPGASRRIAQSIVEQLQNS, from the coding sequence ATGAAGTTACTTTGTTTGAGTAATGGTCATGGGGAAGATGCGATCGCAATCCGAATTTGCCAACAATTACAGCAACTTCCCGCTTCCCCGAAAATAGCAGCTTTGCCGATCGTTGGTGAAGGACGAGCTTATATAGAATGCGGAATTCCCATTGTTGCACCAACGCAAAAAATGCCCTCTGGTGGCTTTGTTTATATGGACTGGCGACAGTTGTGGGGCGATGTTCGGGGTGGTCTGTTGGCACTGCTGTGGCAGCAATTCCAAGCAGTGAACGCTTTTGCCAAAGAAGGTGCGGCTATTATTGCAGTTGGTGATATTGTGCCACTGTTTTTTGCTTGGTTGAGTGGTGCGCCTTATGTTTTTGTCGGGACGGCAAAATCAGAATATTATTTGCGGGATGACATCAAAAATTTTCACGGTTTTAAACGGCGTTGGGAAGGTTGGTCAGGGTCGGTATATTTGCCTTGGGAACGTTGGTTGATGAGTCGTCCTCGCTGTAAAGCGGTGTTTCCTAGAGATAGTTTGACTACCGAAGTTTTACAGCAATGGTCAATACCAGCTTTTGATATGGGAAACCCGATGATGGATGATTTAGAATCTGTAACTCCGCAGTCGGTATCTTCTTTGCGAGAGATAGAAAATTGGCAAGGTCGAACCCTTAGTGTTTGTCTTCTTCCAGGTTCTCGCATTCCAGAAGCTTACGAAAATTGGCAGCAAATTATTTCAGCGGTAGGGGGAATTTTGGATACTTTCCGCGATCGCACTGTACTATTTTTTGCTGCGATCGCACCAGGTTTAAGTTTAGACCCATTCCGGGAAACCTTAGAAACTCAAGGTTGGCGATTAAAATCTGCTCAATTTCTCCCAGCAAAATTACCTGTTTCAGACCCAAACGCTTTAGTTTTTAGTCAAGGAAAATACCTATTAATTTTGACGCAGAAAGCGTTTAATGATTGCTTGCAAGCAGCTGATTTTGCGATCGCAATGGCGGGAACCGCAACGGAACAATTTGTCGGTTTAGGTAAACCTGCAATTACAATTCCTGGTAAAGGCCCACAATTTACCTATGCCTTCGCCGAAGCCCAAAGCCGTTTACTCGGTTCTTCCATATTATTAGTAGAAAAACCTAGTCAAGTTGCCCAGACGATTGAGTATTTATTGAAAAATCCCGATCGTCTCCAATTAATAGCCGCTAATGGGATCGATCGCATGGGTAAACCGGGCGCATCCCGTCGCATCGCTCAATCTATAGTTGAACAGTTACAAAATAGTTAA
- the coaD gene encoding pantetheine-phosphate adenylyltransferase, translating to MIAIYPGSFDPITLGHLDVISRGSKLFERVIVAVLRNPSKTPLFTMQERMDLIGQSINHISNVEVDCFDGLTVNYAQMRGASVIIRGLRVLSDFEKELQMAHTNKTLLEEIETVFLATSTEYGFLSSSVVKEIARFGGSVDHLVPKHVAIDIYKKCYAKIQPESTPTVTNPTPKMN from the coding sequence GTGATTGCAATTTATCCTGGCAGCTTCGATCCAATTACCCTTGGTCACCTCGATGTGATTTCCAGAGGCAGTAAGCTGTTTGAGCGAGTCATAGTAGCTGTGCTGCGAAATCCTAGCAAAACACCTCTATTTACCATGCAAGAGCGAATGGACTTAATTGGGCAATCTATTAACCACATTTCTAATGTGGAAGTAGACTGCTTCGATGGTCTAACTGTAAATTATGCTCAAATGCGGGGAGCTAGCGTTATTATTCGAGGGTTGCGGGTGCTTTCTGACTTTGAAAAGGAGTTACAGATGGCTCACACTAATAAAACTCTCTTGGAAGAAATCGAGACAGTTTTTTTGGCAACCTCGACAGAATATGGCTTTTTAAGCAGTAGCGTGGTAAAAGAGATAGCAAGATTTGGTGGCTCAGTCGATCATCTTGTCCCTAAGCACGTTGCTATTGATATATACAAAAAATGTTACGCCAAGATCCAACCAGAATCGACCCCGACAGTGACGAACCCAACACCGAAGATGAATTGA
- a CDS encoding Calx-beta domain-containing protein produces the protein MPTTPITGTLGQATNYTQDAAGLAEFQAEWLTAADTQGITISGSTTSTFNNTGTADLSLLNYSTNPDQNLSNLSFSRGGQAGNDTFGDIAGIGVADSYDGWWNDSRKVRAEINYNPNNGESQVLTFTWGPNQSVQSALIDLSLFVPKSAEKFGDEVGFLQAFKNGQIVNIDATRVGGGVASSIDNSGTGIKFRADDGVNGDFKFQISNANFDELRFTARPYDNPVSPQPITNGIITDSSDYLVQQITYTGTVDHPVIQFSNPEFVVREDGTPVLAVTVTRTGGTEGPASATINLSNGTAVSPGDFDNTPITVNFADGQTSQVVTVPIVDDTLVEGEENLNLQLVNPSPGAVIGPQSTAILTILDNDVPPPPRPLVFVTALDPTAGEPGRTDNSGDGTFQFARTGGDPNVDLTILYTITGTATPGTDYTPLTGTVTIAAGQSVSAPVTLTPLTDGTNEPVETVTVKILEDLPYQVGSADTATVRVLDNDPLTGTPANTLRVLRYNSSGTFVNSYNSITEAVTQSVANDIIVPQAGFYAEPSTVVIDKPLTIRGANAGVSPGSGSTVPPSVVFTAPNIPVFTVLPGVNNVTIEGMTIQLGGDNSNGIRAQGPDINNLVIRQNVFNGQGPFNGGVIFLDSGGVNGSASVIDNLIRDVSTNPGSTTSGFQAFRQNTIRVTDNVIANLTGPGIAADAITNPASAITNNKVTNAGEQGIQLAGGSATIENNEIADTNLSQGIDRAGIRLRDSGFGTTLGTVNVRSNLITNSYNGISVRDGTVIPNTVRVNFNNLIGNTNSGLYHGGTGTLDATNNWWDDVTGPVVGGTGKNAISGSGANLVTFDPFATSPF, from the coding sequence ATGCCCACCACCCCTATTACAGGTACTCTGGGACAAGCGACAAACTATACTCAAGATGCAGCAGGCTTAGCCGAATTTCAAGCAGAGTGGCTAACAGCTGCTGATACCCAAGGAATTACAATAAGTGGCAGTACCACTTCAACATTTAATAATACTGGTACTGCCGATCTCTCATTATTAAATTACTCAACAAATCCCGACCAAAACCTCTCTAATTTAAGTTTCAGTCGGGGAGGTCAAGCAGGTAACGACACCTTTGGAGATATTGCTGGTATTGGTGTTGCCGACTCTTATGATGGTTGGTGGAACGACAGCAGAAAAGTTCGAGCCGAAATAAACTATAACCCAAATAACGGAGAATCCCAGGTACTAACCTTTACATGGGGACCAAATCAAAGTGTTCAAAGTGCCTTAATTGATCTAAGTTTATTTGTACCCAAATCAGCAGAAAAATTCGGCGATGAAGTTGGATTCCTGCAAGCATTTAAAAATGGGCAAATTGTCAATATTGATGCTACTCGCGTTGGTGGTGGAGTGGCTTCTTCGATCGACAACTCTGGAACAGGTATAAAATTTAGAGCAGATGATGGCGTAAATGGTGACTTTAAATTTCAAATTTCCAACGCCAACTTTGACGAACTAAGATTCACCGCCAGACCTTACGATAACCCAGTTTCACCACAACCAATTACCAACGGAATCATCACCGACAGTTCCGACTACCTAGTTCAACAAATTACCTATACCGGAACAGTAGACCACCCAGTTATTCAATTTAGCAACCCAGAATTTGTCGTCAGAGAAGATGGTACACCTGTTTTAGCCGTTACCGTCACTCGTACTGGTGGCACAGAAGGCCCCGCATCCGCAACCATTAACCTCAGCAATGGAACAGCCGTTAGCCCAGGCGACTTCGACAATACACCTATCACTGTTAATTTTGCTGACGGGCAAACATCCCAAGTTGTAACTGTTCCCATTGTGGATGATACCCTGGTAGAAGGAGAAGAAAACCTTAACTTACAATTAGTTAACCCCTCCCCAGGCGCAGTCATCGGGCCACAAAGCACAGCAATCCTCACCATATTAGATAACGACGTTCCACCGCCACCAAGACCACTAGTATTTGTTACCGCCCTTGACCCCACAGCTGGAGAACCCGGTCGCACCGATAATTCAGGAGATGGTACATTTCAGTTTGCCCGCACTGGCGGCGACCCCAACGTAGATTTAACCATCCTTTACACCATCACAGGAACAGCAACTCCCGGCACAGACTATACACCTTTAACTGGTACAGTCACCATTGCTGCTGGTCAATCTGTTTCCGCACCCGTAACCCTTACACCATTAACAGATGGCACAAATGAACCAGTAGAAACAGTAACAGTCAAAATCCTAGAAGACCTACCCTACCAAGTAGGTTCAGCTGACACCGCCACTGTTCGGGTTTTAGACAACGACCCCTTGACTGGGACACCTGCAAATACTTTGCGCGTACTCCGGTACAATTCATCTGGCACATTTGTTAACAGCTACAATTCAATTACTGAAGCGGTTACTCAGTCTGTTGCTAACGATATCATCGTCCCCCAAGCCGGATTTTATGCCGAACCTAGCACTGTTGTTATTGATAAACCTTTAACTATCAGAGGTGCGAATGCAGGCGTAAGTCCAGGTAGTGGTTCCACAGTTCCACCCAGTGTAGTTTTCACAGCACCCAATATACCTGTTTTCACAGTTCTTCCGGGAGTAAACAACGTCACCATTGAAGGAATGACGATTCAGCTGGGTGGTGATAATTCCAACGGTATTCGCGCACAAGGCCCTGATATTAATAATTTAGTAATTCGGCAAAATGTCTTTAATGGTCAAGGCCCATTCAACGGTGGAGTTATCTTCTTAGATAGCGGCGGAGTTAATGGAAGTGCAAGTGTTATCGATAACTTAATTCGTGACGTATCGACAAATCCTGGTAGTACTACCAGTGGCTTTCAAGCTTTCCGACAAAATACGATCAGAGTTACAGATAACGTCATTGCCAACTTGACAGGCCCAGGTATTGCAGCTGACGCTATTACTAACCCCGCCAGCGCCATTACTAATAATAAAGTGACTAATGCTGGAGAACAGGGAATTCAATTGGCTGGTGGTAGTGCCACAATTGAAAATAATGAAATTGCCGATACTAACCTCAGCCAAGGCATTGATAGAGCAGGTATTCGTTTGCGTGATTCGGGTTTTGGTACAACGCTAGGAACCGTAAATGTTCGCAGCAACTTGATTACCAACTCTTACAATGGCATTTCTGTACGTGATGGTACCGTGATTCCTAATACAGTAAGGGTGAATTTCAACAACTTGATTGGCAATACCAATTCTGGTTTGTATCACGGAGGTACGGGAACTCTTGATGCAACTAACAACTGGTGGGATGATGTAACTGGGCCTGTTGTGGGCGGTACTGGCAAAAATGCCATTTCTGGTTCAGGTGCTAATTTGGTGACATTTGACCCATTTGCAACCTCACCTTTCTAG
- a CDS encoding flavin reductase family protein, with the protein MLDEQAKKTVLRMIPHGIYVCGVKDGEEVNGFTASWVMQASFVPPLVVNCVKQDSKSHAMIKASGVFTLSVLETGQKDLAQKFFKPQRRVGNKFEDVEFYLGQETGCPIISDALGYVECKVVGAVEQGDHTVYVGEVIGAGVHREGNPLLLESTGWQYGG; encoded by the coding sequence TTGTTAGACGAACAGGCAAAAAAAACGGTATTGCGGATGATTCCTCATGGAATCTACGTTTGCGGCGTTAAAGATGGCGAAGAAGTCAACGGGTTCACTGCGAGTTGGGTCATGCAAGCTTCTTTTGTCCCGCCATTGGTAGTGAACTGCGTCAAGCAAGATTCCAAATCCCACGCCATGATTAAAGCTAGCGGCGTATTTACTCTCAGCGTTTTGGAAACAGGACAAAAAGACTTAGCGCAGAAATTTTTTAAACCCCAAAGGCGGGTAGGTAACAAATTTGAAGATGTGGAATTTTATTTGGGACAAGAAACAGGTTGTCCGATTATTTCTGACGCATTGGGCTATGTAGAATGTAAAGTCGTCGGAGCAGTAGAACAAGGAGATCACACCGTTTACGTTGGCGAAGTAATCGGTGCAGGTGTGCATCGAGAAGGAAATCCCTTGTTGTTGGAAAGCACTGGTTGGCAGTACGGTGGTTAG